The proteins below are encoded in one region of Aquisphaera giovannonii:
- a CDS encoding DEAD/DEAH box helicase has protein sequence MSLEIPSRDELYVRYVDQLPYEPYPVQDAALAAWFESEQGVLVCAPTGTGKTLIAEAALFEALHTGKSAYYTTPLIALTEQKFQEMQDRAEEWGFRREDVGLVTGSRKVNPDAPVLIVVAEILLNRLLNRFDFSGVTACVMDEFHNFAEIDRGIVWELSLGMLPKHVRLLLLSATVGNAGEFVGWLARHHDRRIVVVEGNERRVPLTYEWVPDKFLNEQLVVMAAGDEEGPRTPALVFCFDREECWSVAENVMGKDLNLSDERKKELHDRVNAMDFSQGAGPKLKRLLHRGVGVHHAGLLPKYRLAVEDLFQRKLLPVVVCTETLAAGINLPARSVVLSSLVKGPFGAKKLIGSSIAHQIFGRAGRPQFDDRGYVYALAHPDDVDILRWKAKYDAIPEDTRDPGLMKAKKALKKKRPKRRETEQYWVEGHFNQLKAAPPGKLYSKGPLPWRLLAYLLEVSPEVEGIRAAIRKRLMDDPRIAAGEKALDRMLLALRAGGFVTLTPEPPAPPTTPPDAAQPPTPWTPILAQPTPALGKLLAFRSIHPLYGAFLTEMLAGADADERMQAMESTLEMPGPVRKRLRVPLRLLEAGALATSRLDAELIQRGLMAAKVEEDEEEEDEDDWRNRPPAFAEKLRSYFDHCYPDVTDVQSHPIWCVGELIEYGGNFNKFVTTHDLTKQEGIVFRHVQRMIMLCGEFERAIALDVHTDPDAGSSALAWRAELHELAAKLTESCRVVDPTSTDQLIARIAEPDVIDAEAAKLAGGAT, from the coding sequence ATGTCGTTGGAGATCCCGTCGCGGGACGAGCTGTACGTGCGGTATGTGGACCAGTTGCCCTACGAGCCCTATCCCGTCCAGGACGCGGCGCTGGCGGCCTGGTTCGAGTCCGAGCAGGGGGTCCTCGTCTGCGCGCCGACGGGCACGGGGAAGACGCTGATCGCCGAGGCGGCGCTCTTCGAGGCGCTCCACACCGGGAAATCCGCCTACTACACGACGCCCCTGATCGCGCTGACGGAGCAGAAGTTCCAGGAGATGCAGGACCGCGCGGAGGAGTGGGGGTTCCGCCGCGAGGACGTGGGGCTGGTCACCGGCAGCCGCAAGGTCAACCCCGACGCCCCGGTGCTCATCGTCGTGGCGGAGATCCTCCTGAACCGGCTGCTCAACCGGTTCGACTTCTCCGGCGTGACGGCCTGCGTCATGGACGAGTTCCACAACTTCGCCGAGATCGACCGCGGGATCGTCTGGGAGCTGTCGCTCGGCATGCTGCCGAAGCACGTCCGCCTGCTCCTGCTCTCGGCGACGGTCGGGAACGCGGGCGAGTTCGTCGGCTGGCTGGCGAGGCACCACGACCGCAGGATCGTCGTCGTCGAGGGCAACGAGCGCCGGGTGCCGCTGACCTACGAATGGGTGCCCGACAAGTTCCTCAACGAGCAGCTCGTCGTGATGGCGGCCGGCGACGAGGAGGGGCCCCGGACGCCCGCCCTGGTCTTCTGCTTCGACCGCGAGGAGTGCTGGAGCGTCGCCGAGAACGTCATGGGCAAGGACCTCAACCTGTCCGACGAGCGGAAGAAGGAGCTCCACGACCGGGTCAACGCGATGGACTTCAGCCAGGGCGCCGGGCCCAAGCTCAAGCGGCTGCTCCACCGGGGGGTCGGCGTCCACCACGCGGGGCTGCTGCCGAAGTACCGCCTCGCCGTCGAGGACCTCTTCCAGCGCAAGCTCCTCCCCGTCGTCGTCTGCACGGAGACCCTGGCGGCCGGCATCAACCTGCCGGCTCGCTCGGTGGTGCTCTCGTCGCTGGTGAAGGGGCCCTTCGGCGCGAAGAAGCTGATCGGCTCCAGCATCGCCCACCAGATCTTCGGCCGGGCCGGCCGCCCGCAGTTCGACGACCGGGGCTACGTCTACGCCCTGGCGCACCCGGACGACGTCGACATCCTGCGGTGGAAGGCGAAGTACGACGCCATCCCCGAGGACACCCGCGACCCGGGCCTGATGAAGGCGAAGAAGGCCCTCAAGAAGAAGAGGCCGAAGCGCCGGGAGACCGAGCAGTACTGGGTCGAGGGGCACTTCAACCAGCTCAAGGCCGCCCCGCCCGGCAAGCTCTACAGCAAGGGGCCGCTCCCCTGGCGGCTGCTGGCCTACCTGCTCGAGGTATCCCCGGAGGTCGAGGGCATCCGCGCCGCGATCCGCAAGCGCCTGATGGACGACCCTCGGATCGCCGCGGGCGAGAAGGCGCTCGACCGGATGCTGCTGGCGCTGCGGGCCGGCGGGTTCGTGACCCTGACCCCCGAGCCTCCGGCGCCGCCGACCACGCCGCCGGACGCCGCCCAGCCGCCGACGCCCTGGACGCCCATCCTGGCCCAGCCGACGCCGGCGCTCGGGAAGCTGCTGGCCTTCCGGAGCATCCACCCCCTCTACGGCGCCTTCCTGACCGAGATGCTGGCCGGGGCCGACGCCGACGAGCGCATGCAGGCGATGGAGAGCACCCTGGAGATGCCCGGCCCGGTCCGCAAGCGCCTCCGGGTCCCCCTCAGGCTGCTGGAGGCGGGCGCCCTCGCCACCTCGAGGCTCGACGCCGAGCTCATCCAGCGCGGGCTCATGGCCGCGAAGGTCGAGGAGGATGAAGAGGAGGAGGACGAGGACGATTGGCGGAACAGGCCGCCGGCCTTCGCGGAGAAGCTCCGGTCCTACTTCGACCACTGCTACCCCGACGTCACCGACGTCCAGTCGCACCCGATCTGGTGCGTCGGCGAGCTGATCGAGTACGGCGGCAACTTCAACAAGTTCGTGACGACCCACGACCTGACCAAGCAGGAGGGGATCGTCTTCCGCCACGTCCAGCGGATGATCATGCTCTGCGGCGAGTTCGAGCGGGCCATCGCCCTCGACGTGCACACCGACCCCGACGCCGGCTCCTCCGCCCTCGCCTGGCGGGCCGAGCTGCACGAGCTGGCCGCCAAGCTGACCGAGAGCTGCCGGGTCGTCGACCCGACCAGCACCGATCAACTGATCGCCAGGATCGCCGAGCCCGACGTGATCGACGCCGAGGCGGCGAAGCTCGCCGGCGGGGCGACCTGA
- a CDS encoding leucine-rich repeat domain-containing protein gives MEPPVSRRPWWQRLRLSVRALMVLTLVIGGLIGWFIRCATIQREAVEAITAAGGSVRYDFQDDARPRLRNPSGTPSVPRWLVDLLGIDFFADVTTVSIQGPQGDAILGHIGRLHRLRWLTARSTPLTDAGLAHLAGLSELRGLSCSGSPALTDAGLARLSGLRRLEALDVEGISGIKGPGLSHLAGLDRLRYLVFYTETDAGLPSLSQLAGLRKLYIGMPDVSDEALDQLSRLTRLDELGFGGEAGSNAGLARLGSLTNLQVLQVWGPWLTDAGLARMPEMDRLRFFMVSASTSVTAGALNDLQRRMPSLRIGVNGPGRLRQAWDDFQKGAVVPESIPPGKAEKEGV, from the coding sequence ATGGAGCCGCCCGTTTCTCGACGACCGTGGTGGCAGAGGCTGCGTCTCAGCGTCCGGGCCCTGATGGTGCTCACCCTGGTCATCGGCGGCCTGATCGGTTGGTTCATCCGATGCGCGACGATCCAGCGTGAGGCGGTCGAGGCCATCACGGCGGCCGGTGGCAGCGTCCGATACGATTTCCAGGATGACGCAAGGCCCCGGCTCCGCAACCCGAGCGGCACGCCCTCCGTCCCGCGGTGGCTGGTCGATCTCCTCGGCATCGATTTCTTCGCCGACGTGACCACCGTATCGATACAGGGACCGCAGGGGGACGCGATTCTCGGCCACATCGGGCGGCTGCATCGGCTGCGGTGGCTGACCGCACGGTCGACGCCCCTCACCGACGCCGGGCTCGCGCACCTCGCCGGGCTGTCGGAACTTCGGGGGCTGTCCTGCTCGGGGTCCCCGGCGTTGACGGACGCGGGCCTGGCTCGCCTGTCCGGCTTGCGACGACTCGAAGCGCTCGACGTCGAGGGCATCTCGGGCATCAAGGGGCCCGGCCTGTCCCACCTCGCCGGCCTCGATCGACTCAGGTACCTCGTCTTCTACACCGAGACCGACGCCGGCCTGCCCAGCCTCTCGCAGCTCGCGGGGCTGCGGAAGCTTTACATCGGCATGCCGGACGTGAGCGACGAGGCCCTCGACCAGCTCTCGCGCCTGACTCGGCTCGATGAGCTCGGATTCGGCGGCGAGGCAGGGAGCAATGCCGGGCTGGCCCGTCTCGGGTCGCTCACGAACCTCCAGGTGCTCCAGGTATGGGGACCGTGGCTCACCGACGCCGGGCTGGCCCGGATGCCGGAGATGGACCGCCTCCGGTTCTTCATGGTGTCCGCCTCGACGAGCGTGACGGCGGGGGCATTGAATGACCTCCAGCGGCGGATGCCTTCGCTCAGGATCGGCGTGAATGGACCCGGGCGGCTCCGCCAGGCCTGGGACGACTTCCAAAAGGGCGCGGTCGTGCCCGAGTCGATTCCCCCCGGGAAGGCAGAGAAGGAGGGCGTATGA
- a CDS encoding DoxX family protein, giving the protein MSAKAYRIGKAAFAGIFVLGGIGHFVATGPYMRIMPDYLPYHRELVLLSGAFEVALGVMLLVPRTSRLAAWGLIALLVAVFPANVEMYRHADRFSVPAWALLARLPLQALLIGWAYAYTKPRDATG; this is encoded by the coding sequence ATGTCAGCCAAAGCCTACCGGATCGGGAAGGCCGCCTTCGCCGGGATCTTCGTCCTCGGCGGCATCGGCCATTTCGTCGCGACCGGGCCATACATGCGGATCATGCCCGACTACCTGCCGTACCACCGCGAGCTGGTGCTGCTGAGCGGCGCCTTCGAGGTCGCCCTGGGCGTGATGCTGCTCGTGCCGAGGACGAGCCGGCTCGCCGCCTGGGGCTTGATCGCCCTCCTGGTCGCCGTCTTCCCGGCGAACGTCGAGATGTACCGGCACGCCGACCGGTTCTCGGTTCCGGCCTGGGCGCTGCTCGCCAGGTTGCCCCTCCAGGCGCTGCTGATCGGGTGGGCCTACGCCTACACGAAGCCGCGGGACGCGACAGGGTAG
- the rsmH gene encoding 16S rRNA (cytosine(1402)-N(4))-methyltransferase RsmH, protein MTVPEPQRPKRRVRYRGKNPRQFHEKYKEHRPDRYPDDVAKVISGGRTPAGMHRPIMTAEILAVLAPRPGDVAVDCTLGYGGHATALLAAIQPGGRLLGIDADPLEFPKTEARLHALGLPPGAVVLRRTNFAALPGFLADEAPEGADVVLADLGLSSMQIDDPARGFSFKSDGPLDMRMNPAKGRPASSLPSELGEAGLARIFAEHADEPHAREFAAAIQRAAKPPKTTHALAAIVREACERLRLPEDSADASVRRVFQALRIEVNDELGALASLLRALPGCLKPGGRVAVLSFHSGEDKRVKSAFKEGLRRGVFASIAPEVIRPSAEERRANPRSSSARLRYAVRA, encoded by the coding sequence ATGACCGTCCCCGAGCCGCAGAGGCCGAAGCGTCGGGTGCGCTATCGCGGCAAGAATCCGCGCCAGTTCCACGAGAAGTACAAGGAACATCGGCCCGACCGCTATCCCGACGACGTGGCGAAGGTGATCTCCGGGGGCAGGACCCCGGCGGGGATGCATCGGCCGATCATGACGGCCGAGATCCTGGCCGTGCTCGCGCCCCGGCCCGGCGACGTCGCCGTCGACTGCACGCTGGGGTACGGGGGGCACGCCACGGCCCTCCTCGCGGCCATCCAGCCCGGGGGGCGGCTCCTCGGCATCGACGCCGACCCGCTCGAATTCCCCAAAACCGAGGCCAGGCTGCACGCCCTCGGCCTGCCGCCGGGGGCGGTCGTCCTGCGCCGCACGAACTTCGCCGCCCTGCCGGGGTTCCTGGCCGACGAGGCGCCGGAGGGGGCGGACGTCGTGCTGGCGGACCTCGGCCTCTCGTCGATGCAGATCGATGACCCCGCCCGCGGCTTCAGCTTCAAGTCGGACGGCCCCCTCGACATGAGGATGAACCCGGCGAAGGGGCGGCCGGCCTCCTCCCTCCCGTCCGAGCTGGGCGAGGCCGGGCTGGCCCGGATCTTCGCCGAGCACGCCGACGAGCCCCACGCCCGCGAATTCGCCGCCGCGATCCAACGCGCCGCGAAACCTCCAAAAACCACCCACGCCCTGGCCGCGATCGTCCGCGAGGCCTGCGAGCGACTCCGGCTCCCCGAAGACTCGGCGGACGCCTCGGTCCGGCGCGTCTTCCAGGCCCTGCGGATCGAGGTGAACGACGAGCTCGGGGCCCTGGCCTCGCTGCTGCGGGCGCTCCCGGGCTGCCTGAAGCCGGGGGGCCGGGTCGCCGTCCTGTCGTTCCACTCCGGCGAGGACAAGAGGGTGAAGTCGGCATTCAAGGAAGGCCTCCGCCGCGGCGTCTTCGCCTCGATCGCGCCGGAGGTCATCCGCCCCTCGGCCGAGGAGCGCCGGGCCAACCCCCGGTCGAGCTCGGCCAGGCTGAGGTACGCCGTCCGGGCGTAG
- a CDS encoding leucine-rich repeat domain-containing protein — MTRAIETILWPLPAAVMMMCLSVVATAADPPASPFPDKKLEAAVREVLRHEPNVALTDDKLQNVYILEAPEKGIKDLTGLEKCRNLAQLKLTKNEVADLKPLKDLANLQWLDLAGNKVVDLAPLANLKGLQYLELSNNKVEDLKPLAGLTSLTSLYLDNNAVKDLGPASGLTKLWTLSAAGNRVRELKPLEAVTKLSVLNLQGNEVEDLGPLAKQTELKYLMIGRNKVKDLKPLVDAAKADADGPKRFAPYLRLYLDGNPLAQPAGAKQVEALKAAGVRIEG; from the coding sequence ATGACCAGGGCGATCGAGACGATCCTGTGGCCGCTCCCCGCGGCCGTGATGATGATGTGCCTGAGCGTCGTCGCGACGGCGGCCGACCCTCCCGCGTCGCCCTTCCCGGACAAGAAGCTGGAGGCCGCCGTGCGGGAGGTCCTCCGGCACGAGCCCAACGTGGCGCTCACCGACGACAAGCTCCAGAACGTCTACATCCTGGAGGCCCCGGAGAAGGGCATCAAGGACCTGACCGGCCTGGAGAAGTGCCGGAACCTGGCGCAACTGAAGCTCACGAAGAACGAGGTCGCCGACCTGAAGCCGCTGAAGGACCTGGCCAACCTCCAGTGGCTGGACCTGGCCGGCAACAAGGTCGTCGACCTGGCGCCCCTGGCGAATCTGAAGGGCCTCCAGTACCTGGAGCTGTCGAACAACAAGGTGGAGGACCTCAAGCCGCTCGCCGGCCTGACGAGCCTGACGTCGCTCTACCTGGACAACAACGCCGTCAAGGACCTGGGCCCGGCCTCCGGGCTGACCAAGTTGTGGACGCTCTCCGCCGCCGGGAACAGGGTCCGGGAGCTGAAGCCCCTGGAGGCGGTGACGAAGCTCTCGGTGCTGAACCTCCAGGGCAACGAGGTCGAGGACCTCGGCCCGCTCGCGAAGCAGACCGAGCTGAAATACCTCATGATCGGGCGGAACAAGGTCAAGGACCTGAAGCCGCTGGTCGATGCAGCCAAGGCGGACGCCGATGGCCCGAAGCGTTTCGCCCCCTACCTGCGGCTCTACCTCGACGGCAACCCCCTGGCCCAGCCGGCCGGGGCGAAGCAGGTCGAGGCCCTCAAGGCCGCGGGAGTCCGGATCGAGGGCTGA
- a CDS encoding inorganic phosphate transporter, translating into MVDFLDAIRHLDPSLLVILAFALLIAFGFEVVNGFHDTANAVTTVIYTRTLRPMPAVFFSGLCNFLGVLLGGTAIAYSIVHLLPVELLVNATSRSAVVMVLSLLSAGLAWNLSTWYLGLPVSSSHTLIGSILGVGMANSLLNGQGPFGGVNWTKAGEVGLSLLISPLIGFASAAILLHVARRAAPDPELYEPPPEDPEARPPWWIRAVLVSTCGGVSLAHGSNDGQKGMGLIMLVLMGLLPTAFALNLKDADGARGTRQAAERLKVMLMAYRPEDRDRTIQDLDALIRDLDGKVSLREVPTDQRWRVHSTIFRLDRQLEGVGRSESTGSPATIDRPRKELREAIEYVPMWVVVGVALCLGVGTTIGYKRIVVTVAEKIGKSHLTYAQGASAEVVAMATIGMADLGGMPVSTTQVLSSGVAGTMWANRSGVQGGTVRSILLAWLLTLPASMLLAAGLYLFGHLFVGA; encoded by the coding sequence ATGGTCGACTTCCTCGACGCGATCCGCCACCTCGACCCCAGCCTCCTCGTCATCCTCGCCTTTGCACTCCTGATCGCCTTCGGGTTCGAGGTCGTCAACGGGTTCCACGACACGGCCAACGCCGTGACGACCGTGATCTACACGCGGACGCTGCGGCCGATGCCCGCGGTGTTCTTCTCCGGCCTCTGCAACTTCCTGGGCGTGCTCCTCGGGGGCACGGCCATCGCCTACAGCATCGTCCACCTGCTGCCGGTGGAGCTGCTCGTCAACGCGACGTCGCGGTCGGCCGTCGTGATGGTCCTCTCGCTGCTCTCCGCGGGGCTGGCGTGGAACCTCTCGACGTGGTACCTCGGCCTGCCGGTCTCGAGCTCGCACACGCTGATCGGCTCGATCCTCGGCGTGGGCATGGCCAACTCGCTGCTCAACGGCCAGGGCCCCTTCGGCGGCGTGAACTGGACGAAGGCGGGCGAGGTCGGGCTGTCGCTCCTGATCTCGCCCCTGATCGGCTTCGCCTCGGCCGCGATCCTCCTTCACGTCGCGCGGCGGGCCGCGCCCGACCCCGAGCTCTACGAGCCCCCGCCCGAGGACCCCGAGGCCCGGCCCCCCTGGTGGATCCGCGCCGTGCTCGTGAGCACCTGCGGCGGCGTCAGCCTGGCGCACGGCTCGAACGACGGCCAGAAGGGCATGGGCCTGATCATGCTCGTCCTGATGGGCCTCCTGCCGACGGCCTTCGCCCTGAACCTGAAGGACGCCGACGGCGCCCGCGGCACCCGGCAGGCGGCCGAGAGGCTGAAGGTGATGCTGATGGCCTACCGGCCCGAGGACCGCGACCGGACGATCCAGGACCTGGACGCCCTGATCCGCGACCTGGACGGCAAGGTCTCGCTCCGCGAGGTGCCGACGGACCAGCGCTGGCGGGTCCACTCGACGATCTTCCGGCTGGATCGCCAGCTCGAGGGGGTGGGCCGCTCGGAGTCGACTGGCAGCCCGGCGACGATCGACCGGCCGCGCAAGGAGCTGCGCGAGGCGATCGAGTACGTCCCCATGTGGGTCGTCGTGGGCGTGGCCCTGTGCCTGGGCGTGGGCACGACGATCGGCTACAAGCGGATCGTGGTCACCGTGGCCGAGAAGATCGGCAAGTCCCACCTGACGTACGCCCAGGGCGCCAGCGCCGAGGTCGTGGCGATGGCCACGATCGGCATGGCCGACCTCGGCGGCATGCCGGTGAGCACCACGCAGGTGCTCTCCTCGGGCGTCGCCGGCACGATGTGGGCCAACCGCTCCGGCGTCCAGGGCGGCACCGTCCGTAGCATCCTCCTGGCCTGGCTGCTGACCCTGCCGGCCTCCATGCTCCTCGCCGCCGGGCTGTACCTCTTCGGCCACCTGTTCGTGGGGGCCTGA